One part of the Streptomyces sp. NBC_00286 genome encodes these proteins:
- a CDS encoding SPFH domain-containing protein: protein MLEELLAAGIAAGSAGLVYFAAAARIVRQYERGVVLRLGRLLGDPRPPGFTMIIPGIDKLQKVNMQIVTMPVPAQEGITRDNVTVRVDAVVYFKVIDAASAIIRVEDYRFAVSQMAQTSLRSIIGKSDLDDLLSNREKLNQGLELMIDSPAVGWGVQVDRVEIKDVSLPETMKRSMARQAEADRERRARIINADAELQASKKLSQAAGVMAEQPAALQLRLLQTVVAVAAEKNSTLVLPFPVELLRFLERAQQGAPALGEGGRGEPATPSQSATAAPSGSPDDQSPPDSLRSPGSPEAPEAQGSREPLGSPASPDDQ from the coding sequence ATGCTTGAGGAGTTGCTGGCCGCAGGCATCGCGGCCGGAAGCGCGGGACTGGTGTACTTCGCGGCAGCGGCCCGCATCGTCAGGCAGTACGAGCGGGGTGTGGTCCTGCGGCTCGGGCGGCTGCTCGGTGACCCGCGCCCGCCCGGCTTCACCATGATCATCCCCGGCATCGACAAGCTGCAGAAGGTGAACATGCAGATCGTGACGATGCCCGTGCCGGCCCAGGAGGGCATCACACGGGACAACGTCACGGTGCGGGTCGACGCGGTCGTCTACTTCAAGGTGATCGACGCGGCCAGCGCGATCATCCGCGTCGAGGACTACCGCTTCGCGGTCTCCCAGATGGCGCAGACCTCACTGCGCTCGATCATCGGCAAGAGCGACCTCGACGACCTCCTGTCCAACCGCGAGAAACTCAACCAGGGCCTGGAGCTGATGATCGACAGCCCGGCCGTCGGCTGGGGCGTACAGGTCGACCGCGTCGAGATCAAGGACGTATCGCTGCCGGAGACGATGAAGCGGTCGATGGCCCGCCAGGCCGAGGCCGACCGGGAGCGCCGCGCCCGGATCATCAACGCCGACGCGGAACTCCAGGCCTCGAAGAAGCTGTCACAGGCCGCCGGAGTGATGGCCGAACAGCCCGCCGCGCTCCAACTCCGGCTGCTGCAAACTGTGGTGGCGGTCGCCGCCGAGAAGAACTCCACGCTGGTGCTGCCGTTCCCGGTGGAGCTGCTGCGGTTCCTGGAGCGGGCGCAGCAGGGCGCTCCGGCGCTTGGCGAAGGGGGGCGGGGGGAGCCTGCGACTCCCTCGCAGTCCGCGACTGCCGCGCCGTCCGGTTCGCCTGACGATCAGTCACCGCCCGACTCGCTCAGGTCCCCCGGGTCGCCCGAGGCGCCCGAGGCGCAGGGGTCACGCGAGCCGCTCGGATCCCCCGCGTCGCCCGACGATCAGTGA